One Natator depressus isolate rNatDep1 chromosome 6, rNatDep2.hap1, whole genome shotgun sequence DNA window includes the following coding sequences:
- the TMEM80 gene encoding transmembrane protein 80 isoform X1: protein MQSSSAEVTMMESQNRKRAPAWTKREVRDLIAVWGEESVLSELRSSFRNAKTFVKISQGMKDRGHNRDLKQCRVKLKELRQAYQKTREANGRSGSEPQTCRFYDELHAILGGSAITTPAVLFDSFNGDGGNTEAGFGDEEDDDDDEVVARNCFSPWTWSQYPLNPPKAASWTRQAEKGPPLHVFQ, encoded by the exons atgcagagctcatcagcagaggtgaccatgatggagtctcagaatcgcaaaagagctccagcatggaccaaacgggaggtacgggatctgatcgctgtatggggagaggaatccgtgctatcagaactccgttccagttttcgaaatgccaaaacctttgtcaagatctcccagggcatgaaggacagaggccataacagggacctgaagcagtgccgcgtgaaactgaaggagctgaggcaagcctaccagaaaaccagagaggcgaacggccgctccgggtcagagccccaaacatgccgcttctatgatgagctgcatgccattttagggggttcagccatcactaccccagccgtgttgtttgactccttcaatggagatggaggcaatacggaagcaggttttggggacgaagaagatgatgatgatgacgaggttgtagccaggaactgtttctcaccctggacctggagccagtaccccctgaacccacccaaggctgcctcctggacccggcaggcggagaagggacctccg ctgcatgtgtttcaatga
- the TMEM80 gene encoding transmembrane protein 80 isoform X2: MAAVRRGRTSSVLSSVPLQILFYLNGFYYIFYFLATLLMIIYKSQVFSYPDNYLGLDLALLFIMATLEAIRLYLGTKGNLTEEEIPLGISLMITVGSIMLSVYFLLWETYVLKADVIINAILLFTYGLEGLLQIIAIAAFVS; encoded by the exons GAAGAACTTCATCAGTT CTGTCATCTGTTCCCTTACAGATACTGTTCTATTTAAATGGATTTTATTACATCTTTTATTTCTTGGCAACTCTTCTAATGATTATTTATAAAA GTCAAGTTTTCAGTTATCCAGATAATTACTTGGGTCTTGATCTTGCACTGCTGTTCATTATGGCCACTCTAGAAGCAATCCGATTATACTTGG GTACAAAGGGTAACCTGACAGAAGAAGAGATTCCACTAGGCATCAGTCTCATGATTACTGTTGGCAGCATAATGTTGTCTGTCTACTTCCTGCTGTGGGAGACTTATGTGCTGAAAGCAGATGTCATTATTAATGCTATTCTTCTTTTTACGTACGGGCTTGAGGGACTACTACAGATCATAGCTATTGCTGCATTTGTCAGCTAA